The following proteins come from a genomic window of Chroicocephalus ridibundus unplaced genomic scaffold, bChrRid1.1 SCAFFOLD_650, whole genome shotgun sequence:
- the LOC134509472 gene encoding WAS/WASL-interacting protein family member 1-like — protein MGSWGGGDRGGLGGLLGETGAYWEVGAAGGAERDPGLGSPPPLPPPSLSLCPPPCPPVCPPPAVSPGGPSGGPSPLERGLHAVVGTFYQYARAPGGGREPGLAPPDFQRLLRRELGHQLTDTGQPEAVAAIFALLDANGDRVISFAEYWQLVAWLCHVLRHRHYGAAPAPPPPPLCGDTPGHHPDPQPAPPAPAHGDGDGDGRH, from the exons atggggagctggggggggggggaccggggtggactgggggggttactgggagagactggggcttACTGGGAAGTGGGAGCCGCCGGGGGGGCCGAGAGGGACCCCGGGCTGGGGtctccccccccactcccccccccctcgctgtctctgtgtccccccccgtgtccccccgtgtgtcccccccccgccgtgtccccaggggGTCCCTCGGGGGGGCCGTCGCCGCTGGAGCGGGGGCTCCACGCCGTGGTGGGCACCTTCTACCAGTACGCccgggccccggggggggggcgggagccCGGCCTGGCCCCCCCCGACTTCCAGCGCCTGCTGCGCCGCGAGCTGGGCCACCAGCTCACC GACACGGGGCAGCCCGAGGCGGTGGCCGCCATCTTCGCGCTGCTGGACGCCAACGGGGACCGGGTCATCTCCTTCGCCGAGTACTGGCAGCTGGTGGCCTGGCTCTGCCACGTCCTGCGCCACCGGCACTACGGGGCtgcgcccgcccccccgccccccccgctcTGCGGGGACACCCCCGGCCACCACCCCGACCCCCAacctgccccgccggccccagcccacggggacggggacggggacgggcgcCACTGA